From the Lathyrus oleraceus cultivar Zhongwan6 chromosome 3, CAAS_Psat_ZW6_1.0, whole genome shotgun sequence genome, the window aaattggagGTGCATGGGGTAATATGAACGTGAACAGTGCTGTATGAGAGCTCAAAacagagttatgtattgatacaaaagctcctgcatcgatacatagaacatttttaacagtatggatcgatacataactcgtatgtatcaatgcatagcacttttttaacagtatgcatcgatgcataactcgtatgtatcaatgcatagcactcttttaacagtatgcatcgatgcgaaattcgtatgtatcaatgcatagcactcttttaacagtatgcatcgatgcgAAATTTGTATGCATCAATGCATAACACATTTTAACCTGCATGGATCGATGCGAAATTCGTATGCATCAATGCATAACACATTTTGGCCATGCACACTTGGCgatgatttgatcataactccttaaccattcatccgatgctcatgatcttggactttttggaaatgggagagaaagatcttcaactttcatgttggacaaaatttcatttgaagcttctttgatgttggaaagttgagttgaagttggtcctaaacttgccatttttggaacCTTTCAAGTTGCAGGTCACTATCCATTCTTGGcaacttttgatctggcttcaaaatcttcaaggtagatgtttgacatgttgaataaccttcttttagacatgaatgaagtgtctcaaaccatttctccatctcctagccctcagttgacttgcagttgacttttatgggcctcagatgacttggtcatgcactgtggactttgagctttcaagcctttggtcaagttgcttcaaaatgatccttgggtcacataAGCTCATTAGAACAACGATAGGGCCTCTTTCTCATGAAAATgcttgctctcttgcacagatgaattctcctgATGCCCATGCCAGTTGAATGTGATGCAATGCTCTATGCAATGTTAATGAAATGTTAgtgtaatgtcaatgacctaaacatgaaatgagtgaatgaatggggggtgcaaatttgaggtgctacagttaGCGATCGATGTTACAGTCTACAGTGGCACTCTCAACTACGGAAGACGAGTACATGGTCGTAGCAGAAGGAGTAAAGGAAGCATTGTGGCTGAGGGACCTTCTAGGTGATTTGGATGTTAAGCAAGAATGCGCGAGACTGATGTGTGATAGTCAAAGTGCAATTCATTTGGCTAAGAATCAGGTTCATCATGCTCAGACCAATCATATTGATGTAAGGTATCATTTTGTACGGGATATCGTAGAGGAAGGTCATCTTTCTCTTACGAAGGTACATACTGATGATAACCCAGCTGGCATGTTAACCAAGGTTGTTTCAGGTAGCCAGCTCCAACACTGCTTGAACTTCCTAAATATTATTCCATATTCGTCCAAAATTTGAATGTTTCAAATGATGAACGAGGTGGAGAATTGTGGGAATAAGGAAATATTTAACAAAGCTAAATATAAACATTGAGTGTGGTAAATGCAACATACTCCATTCGACATAATGAGTAATAATAGGAAGACAAAGGCTGATATTTGTATGAAATGTAGATCACTCACGTTATAATACATAAGTTACTATATAAATGTAAGCTTATGTTTATCTGATAGACCAACAAATAATATGTAAAAAAATATATTAGTTTTCCTTTATAATCAATTCAATCTTTCTTCTTCATACATTTATATATCTTCATACAATTCATTGTTCATATATTATTTTCTTGTTCAACTTTAGTGAGGGTTGTATTTCATTATTAGAAGTTAAATTTCCGCTACAACTCCAACCGACTTTGTTCGATTCCACTTAATCTTGTCGAAATTTCTAACACACTCTTCTTCCTAACAAATTATTGTTCCAACTTAAAAAGGTATTCTATTCATAATTACCTTATTATAATATTACTATATTATTTGTATCTAACCGTTATCaatatttaattcattttaaattctTTGTGAATACGATGGATTATTTACTTAAAATAGATTTAGATGGTGTGCCACTAACATCCCTAATTATTCCAGAGAAAATGATTCAAATTCTACACACAACACAACTATATTattcaaatatcaaatatattCTACATTTCTAAATTCCAAACCATATTGAAAACAGACAAACATACTTTTATTTTTCAAATGCAGAAACACTCTTCATGCATATCATATTCTGAATATTCAAGAACATATAGCTACAGACAAACAGACATTTCTTCGTATGATATGACTCCTCAAGCAGAAACACTCGAAGACTCTCCATGCTTGGTTGTTATCTTTTGCAGCTCAACCTTGTTAGCACCCACAAGTCTGTCCACTTCCTTTCCTTCTTTGAAGAACAAGAATGTTGGCATAGCTCTAATTCCCCACTCTTCAGCAAGAGTCTGAAGAAATCAATGTAATTAGTGAAAGAAAACAAACACTAATAATGTTATGCGGTAGATTGATTACCTTCAATTCATCAACGTCAACCTTGAGGAAGATGATATGTGGCTTCTCTTTTGCAAGCTCTGCAAAAGTTGGCGCCATGAAACGGCATGGACCACACCAAGAAGCAGTGAAATCTACAACAATCTGTCAATATGGTTTTATTTCAGTACTTTGAACTTGCTTAAAATTAATTAAAAGGTgaaaagaaaaaacgaaaaaaataaatgaaagaggAACAAACTAACCAGTTTATCGGAGGTATTCTCCTTCTCGATATATTTCTTCCAATCCTCCACGCTGTGAATACTGATCACTTCTGCCATTTTTCTCTTTCTTCCTCGAAAATCACACCTTTCACTTCAAATATTATTTCGCTTTGATTGCTATGATTCTAAATCCAATTCCAATGCTTGTTATATACTCTAAGATTTTTCAATAACGCAATGAATTGTCAATTTTTTAGTCTAGAAATATCTTATTAAAAATTGAATAGAATATGTTACACGCGTTGTCCACGTATACGTCAACTGTGAACACAAACTCATTAGACAAATAATTATTAGACTAGAACATTATTGTTTCTTTTTTGGTTTGGGATTTTTTTAATTCTAAATGGATGTCATGTTGAAGTGTAATTTTCTTTACAAGATGTGCTGTTTGTAACTACCAGTTCAGAACTCCTTCAATTTGTAGAAGTTGTTTACACGTCTCATGATCAAATTTtattaaatataaataatatttgTGTTAGGTCATATATGAGATCCTCACAGGTGGACATGATTAGTCTCTTTGAATTAATTAGTCACAAAATTAAACACAGAGATTTGAAAGAAAAAAGAAACTTGTGCAATGTGCATATATAAAATACTAGTCTTTGATATGATATTTACTTAATTCCTCCCATTCCAATAACAACCATAACAATCAATTAATTCATTCTTATCCACATCCTTTCAATTTCATAGAGAAAAATATATTTTGTTCTTAAATGGTTACATGACATGTTATATAAAATTGATAAGACATTAACCAACTAACCAATttataataaattttaattaattaattaagtaaCTTTTATATTATACATTTAATAATTTAGATGCCTATTATTGTCAACGATATATTATCTTTTTTATAATAGAGAGGGCCAAAGGTCCGAAGAGAAAACAACTTACAAGGATATTTATCTAGGGGTGTAATCCTCCACAA encodes:
- the LOC127125962 gene encoding thioredoxin H-type 1, with amino-acid sequence MAEVISIHSVEDWKKYIEKENTSDKLIVVDFTASWCGPCRFMAPTFAELAKEKPHIIFLKVDVDELKTLAEEWGIRAMPTFLFFKEGKEVDRLVGANKVELQKITTKHGESSSVSA